One genomic window of Danio rerio strain Tuebingen ecotype United States chromosome 24, GRCz12tu, whole genome shotgun sequence includes the following:
- the zfx gene encoding zinc finger X-chromosomal protein isoform X1 has product MDEDVTVLSLHSHEPKIIFHGTECDGEEDEVVVELQESVLVSDVEGEKIAVHGLTHEELVIQEAIEDVVAEYVPCTDEEDDVDDDDDEGLGTIAVETCVMSPDDVALEDEGLQVDVVTDAQVQEDPDTCGDYLMISLDEAGKVVSDEDAKVTIEGTLEDSEDVEKDDDGQEVIKVYIIKAHPGEDDLGGTVDIGDAELDVDETVELVDSSGLPIREKMVYMSMDEANQSQDDINVAKITDEVYMEVVVGGEDPGNVQRTLENASLSKDFMPVAWAAAYGGEESESCENRNGAASALLHVDESDMIERLSRQRNKNRGKKRSEFRHIQTAIIIGPYGQPLTVYPCMLCGKKFKSRGFLKRHTKNHHQDVVNRKKYQCTDCDFTTNKKVSLHNHMEIHTLSSKAPFECEVCGKEFHQQAALFSHRLQHHHREAKLQISPPTTKMHKCKFCEYETAEQGLLNRHLLAVHSKNFPHICVECGKGFRHPSELKKHMRTHTGEKPYSCLYCDYKSADSSNLKTHVKTKHSKEMPYKCDRCFQTFAEPEELLQHSLTHEEAKTHQCTHCDHKSSNSSDLKRHIISVHTKDYPHKCEVCGKGFHRPSELKKHSAAHKAKKLHQCRHCNFKIADPFVLSRHILSVHTKEQQAFPDKKGLKKTFGLGAHGGKKILGGAGLSKGHRERRVYQCQYCDYSTGDASGFKRHVISIHTKDYPHRCDFCSKGFRRPSEKNQHIMRHHKDLMPTM; this is encoded by the exons ATGGATGAAGATGTAACTGTTCTCTCTCTTCATTCCCATGAGCCTAAGATCATATTCCACGGCACAG AGTGTGATGGAGAAGAAGACGAGGTGGTGGTGGAGCTGCAGGAGTCAGTGCTGGTGTCTGATGTGGAGGGTGAGAAGATCGCGGTGCACGGTCTCACTCATGAGGAGCTGGTCATCCAGGAGGCCATCGAGGATGTGGTGGCGGAGTATGTGCCTTGCACTGATGAAGAGGACGATgttgatgatgacgatgatgaaggGCTTGGCACCATTGCCGTGGAGACCTGTGTGATGTCACCTGATGATGTGGCTCTGGAGGATGAAGGGCTGCAGGTGGATGTGGTGACCGACGCTCAGGTACAAGAGGATCCAGACACCTGCGGAGACTATCTGATGATCTCCT TGGATGAAGCTGGAAAGGTGGTGTCTGATGAAGATGCTAAGGTCACCATTGAGGGCACTTTAGAGGATTCAGAAGATGTGGAGAAGGATGATGATGGTCAAGAGGTCATCAAAGTGTACATCATCAAGGCTCACCCAGGGGAGGATGACTTGG GAGGCACAGTCGACATAGGAGACGCTGAGCTAGATGTGGATGAAACCGTGGAGCTGGTGGATTCTTCTGGACTGCCCATACGAGAGAAAATGGTGTACATGTCAATGGATGAAGCCAATCAAAGTCAGGATGACATCA ATGTGGCTAAAATCACAGATGAGGTCTACATGGAAGTGGTGGTTGGGGGTGAAGACCCTGGAAATGTTCAGAGGACACTTGAAAACGCATCACTTAGCAAAGACTTCATGCCTGTGGCTTGGGCAGCTGCTTACG GTGGGGAAGAGAGCGAAAGCTGTGAGAACCGGAATGGAGCAGCTAGTGCTCTGCTGCATGTTGATGAATCTGACATGATTGAAAGGCTCAGTCGGCAACGAAACAAGAACAGGGGCAAAAAACGCTCTGAATTTCGGCACATTCAGACAG CAATCATCATCGGGCCTTACGGCCAGCCTCTTACAGTGTACCCTTGTATGCTCTGCGGCAAGAAATTCAAGTCACGTGGTTTCCTCAAGCGCCACACCAAGAACCACCACCAGGATGTCGTCAACCGAAAGAAATACCAGTGCACAGACTGTGACTTTACCACTAACAAAAAAGTCAGTCTCCACAACCACATGGAGATCCACACTCTCAGTAGTAAAGCCCCATTTGAGTGTGAAGTGTGTGGGAAAGAGTTTCACCAGCAGGCTGCGCTGTTCTCCCATCGTCTGCAGCACCACCACAGAGAAGCCAAGCTTCAGATCTCACCACCAACCACCAAAATGCACAAGTGCAAGTTCTGCGAATACGAGACTGCAGAACAAGGACTCCTCAACCGGCACCTGCTCGCCGTTCACAGCAAGAACTTCCCGCATATTTGCGTAGAGTGTGGGAAAGGTTTTCGGCATCCTTCAGAGCTGAAGAAACACATGAGAACACACACCGGTGAAAAACCGTACTCATGCCTTTACTGCGACTACAAATCAGCCGATTCGTCCAATTTAAAGACGCACGTTAAAACCAAACATAGCAAAGAAATGCCCTACAAGTGTGACCGATGTTTCCAGACATTCGCTGAACCAGAGGAGCTTCTACAGCACAGCTTAACGCACGAGGAAGCCAAAACGCACCAGTGCACCCACTGTGACCATAAAAGCTCGAACTCCAGTGACCTGAAGCGCCACATTATTTCAGTTCACACCAAAGACTATCCACATAAATGTGAAGTCTGCGGCAAAGGCTTCCACCGGCCGTCCGAGCTCAAGAAACACTCGGCCGCCCATAAGGCTAAGAAGTTGCACCAATGCAGGCATTGCAATTTCAAGATCGCAGATCCATTTGTTCTCAGTCGGCACATTTTGTCGGTGCACACCAAGGAGCAACAGGCATTTCCTGATAAAAAGGGTCTTAAGAAGACGTTTGGACTCGGAGCTCATGGAGGTAAGAAAATATTGGGGGGTGCCGGTTTGTCGAAGGGTCACCGGGAGCGAAGGGTGTACCAATGCCAGTATTGTGACTACAGCACAGGCGACGCGTCTGGTTTCAAAAGGCACGTGATCTCCATTCACACCAAAGACTATCCTCACCGTTGTGACTTCTGCTCGAAAGGTTTCAGAAGACCATCCGAGAAGAATCAGCACATCATGAGGCATCATAAAGACCTAATGCCTACCATGTGA
- the zfx gene encoding zinc finger X-chromosomal protein isoform X2, translated as MSPDDVALEDEGLQVDVVTDAQVQEDPDTCGDYLMISLDEAGKVVSDEDAKVTIEGTLEDSEDVEKDDDGQEVIKVYIIKAHPGEDDLGGTVDIGDAELDVDETVELVDSSGLPIREKMVYMSMDEANQSQDDINVAKITDEVYMEVVVGGEDPGNVQRTLENASLSKDFMPVAWAAAYGGEESESCENRNGAASALLHVDESDMIERLSRQRNKNRGKKRSEFRHIQTAIIIGPYGQPLTVYPCMLCGKKFKSRGFLKRHTKNHHQDVVNRKKYQCTDCDFTTNKKVSLHNHMEIHTLSSKAPFECEVCGKEFHQQAALFSHRLQHHHREAKLQISPPTTKMHKCKFCEYETAEQGLLNRHLLAVHSKNFPHICVECGKGFRHPSELKKHMRTHTGEKPYSCLYCDYKSADSSNLKTHVKTKHSKEMPYKCDRCFQTFAEPEELLQHSLTHEEAKTHQCTHCDHKSSNSSDLKRHIISVHTKDYPHKCEVCGKGFHRPSELKKHSAAHKAKKLHQCRHCNFKIADPFVLSRHILSVHTKEQQAFPDKKGLKKTFGLGAHGGKKILGGAGLSKGHRERRVYQCQYCDYSTGDASGFKRHVISIHTKDYPHRCDFCSKGFRRPSEKNQHIMRHHKDLMPTM; from the exons ATGTCACCTGATGATGTGGCTCTGGAGGATGAAGGGCTGCAGGTGGATGTGGTGACCGACGCTCAGGTACAAGAGGATCCAGACACCTGCGGAGACTATCTGATGATCTCCT TGGATGAAGCTGGAAAGGTGGTGTCTGATGAAGATGCTAAGGTCACCATTGAGGGCACTTTAGAGGATTCAGAAGATGTGGAGAAGGATGATGATGGTCAAGAGGTCATCAAAGTGTACATCATCAAGGCTCACCCAGGGGAGGATGACTTGG GAGGCACAGTCGACATAGGAGACGCTGAGCTAGATGTGGATGAAACCGTGGAGCTGGTGGATTCTTCTGGACTGCCCATACGAGAGAAAATGGTGTACATGTCAATGGATGAAGCCAATCAAAGTCAGGATGACATCA ATGTGGCTAAAATCACAGATGAGGTCTACATGGAAGTGGTGGTTGGGGGTGAAGACCCTGGAAATGTTCAGAGGACACTTGAAAACGCATCACTTAGCAAAGACTTCATGCCTGTGGCTTGGGCAGCTGCTTACG GTGGGGAAGAGAGCGAAAGCTGTGAGAACCGGAATGGAGCAGCTAGTGCTCTGCTGCATGTTGATGAATCTGACATGATTGAAAGGCTCAGTCGGCAACGAAACAAGAACAGGGGCAAAAAACGCTCTGAATTTCGGCACATTCAGACAG CAATCATCATCGGGCCTTACGGCCAGCCTCTTACAGTGTACCCTTGTATGCTCTGCGGCAAGAAATTCAAGTCACGTGGTTTCCTCAAGCGCCACACCAAGAACCACCACCAGGATGTCGTCAACCGAAAGAAATACCAGTGCACAGACTGTGACTTTACCACTAACAAAAAAGTCAGTCTCCACAACCACATGGAGATCCACACTCTCAGTAGTAAAGCCCCATTTGAGTGTGAAGTGTGTGGGAAAGAGTTTCACCAGCAGGCTGCGCTGTTCTCCCATCGTCTGCAGCACCACCACAGAGAAGCCAAGCTTCAGATCTCACCACCAACCACCAAAATGCACAAGTGCAAGTTCTGCGAATACGAGACTGCAGAACAAGGACTCCTCAACCGGCACCTGCTCGCCGTTCACAGCAAGAACTTCCCGCATATTTGCGTAGAGTGTGGGAAAGGTTTTCGGCATCCTTCAGAGCTGAAGAAACACATGAGAACACACACCGGTGAAAAACCGTACTCATGCCTTTACTGCGACTACAAATCAGCCGATTCGTCCAATTTAAAGACGCACGTTAAAACCAAACATAGCAAAGAAATGCCCTACAAGTGTGACCGATGTTTCCAGACATTCGCTGAACCAGAGGAGCTTCTACAGCACAGCTTAACGCACGAGGAAGCCAAAACGCACCAGTGCACCCACTGTGACCATAAAAGCTCGAACTCCAGTGACCTGAAGCGCCACATTATTTCAGTTCACACCAAAGACTATCCACATAAATGTGAAGTCTGCGGCAAAGGCTTCCACCGGCCGTCCGAGCTCAAGAAACACTCGGCCGCCCATAAGGCTAAGAAGTTGCACCAATGCAGGCATTGCAATTTCAAGATCGCAGATCCATTTGTTCTCAGTCGGCACATTTTGTCGGTGCACACCAAGGAGCAACAGGCATTTCCTGATAAAAAGGGTCTTAAGAAGACGTTTGGACTCGGAGCTCATGGAGGTAAGAAAATATTGGGGGGTGCCGGTTTGTCGAAGGGTCACCGGGAGCGAAGGGTGTACCAATGCCAGTATTGTGACTACAGCACAGGCGACGCGTCTGGTTTCAAAAGGCACGTGATCTCCATTCACACCAAAGACTATCCTCACCGTTGTGACTTCTGCTCGAAAGGTTTCAGAAGACCATCCGAGAAGAATCAGCACATCATGAGGCATCATAAAGACCTAATGCCTACCATGTGA
- the ptgdsb.2 gene encoding prostaglandin D2 synthase b, tandem duplicate 2 precursor (The RefSeq protein has 1 substitution compared to this genomic sequence) — MTSVVVKMLCLLLCAVFASADVMPMTDFDLQKVEGKWYLVGFATNAKWFASKKVDVKMGTAMLVPTEEGDLELNCYKPKSDGTCWKMTNLAKKTETPGRFVFYSQRWKNDNDLRVVDATFDKYAVIHVIKTKAGESDVLNKLLSRTPEIADDLKEKFRQFCRDTGILDENILILPPGGECSVAA, encoded by the exons ATGACGAGTGTCGTAGTAAAGATGCTGTGCCTTCTGCTCTGCGCAGTTTTCGCCTCGGCTGATGTCATGCCCATGACTGACTTCGACCTGCAAAAG GTGGAAGGAAAGTGGTATCTCGTTGGCTTTGCTACAAACGCAAAATGGTTTGCAAGTAAAAAGGTTGACATGAAGATGGGAACTGCCATGCTGGTGCCCACCGAAGAGGGAGACCTTGAACTCAATTGCTATAAACCAAA GAGTGATGGTACCTGCTGGAAAATGACGAACCTCGCCAAGAAAACCGAGACTCCTGGAAGATTTGTCTTCTACAGCCAGC GTTGGAAAAATGACAATGATTTGCGCGTGGTTGATGCCACATTTGACAAGTACGCTGTTATTCATGTCATCAAAACCAAAGCAGGAGAATCTGATGTCCTCAACAAACTCCTCA GTCGCACTCCAGAAATTGCTGATGACTTGAAGGAGAAGTTCAGGCAGTTCTGTCGGGACACTGGCATTCTTGATGAAAACATTCTCATACTTCCACCAGGCG GAGAATGCTCAGTTGCCGCATAA
- the ptgdsb.1 gene encoding prostaglandin D2 synthase b, tandem duplicate 1 precursor: MTSVVVKMLCLLLCAVFASADVMPMTDFDLQKVEGKWYLVGFATNAKWFVSHKDDMKMGTAMLVPTQEGDLDLSYSNLKSDGSCWRMTYLAKKTETPGRFVFYSQRWGNDNDMRVVDAKFDEYAIFHTIKTKGGVSEILNKLYSRTPEMVDDLKEKFRQFCLDTGILEENIVMLPQNGECSVAA; the protein is encoded by the exons ATGACGAGTGTCGTAGTAAAGATGCTGTGCCTTCTGCTCTGCGCAGTTTTCGCCTCGGCTGATGTCATGCCCATGACTGACTTCGACCTGCAAAAG GTGGAAGGAAAGTGGTATCTCGTTGGCTTTGCTACAAACGCAAAATGGTTTGTCAGTCATAAGGATGACATGAAGATGGGAACTGCCATGCTGGTGCCCACCCAGGAGGGAGACCTTGACCTCAGTTACTCTAACCTGAA GAGTGATGGTTCCTGCTGGAGGATGACTTACCTCGCCAAGAAAACCGAGACTCCTGGAAGATTTGTCTTCTACAGCCAGC gttGGGGAAATGACAATGACATGCGCGTGGTTGACGCCAAGTTTGACGAGTACGCAATTTTTCACACCATCAAGACCAAAGGAGGAGTATCTGAGATCCTCAACAAACTCTACA GTCGCACTCCAGAAATGGTCGATGACTTGAAGGAGAAGTTCAGGCAGTTTTGTTTGGACACTGGCATCCTTGAGGAAAACATTGTCATGCTTCCACAAAATG GAGAATGCTCAGTTGCCGCATAA
- the c8g gene encoding complement component C8 gamma chain precursor, producing MIRFWLYLFFVLACLSFWEPVETRRARYKPEPPKPKKTETQKAIDTLAPGQNINIDQMSGKWHLLTVASRCKNLLESGFKTESTSLTWNITADTVTVGTVRKLNFVCWEIKQNYMKTKTPGQLFLKGKRPSDNVDIMVLETDYSTYAMLVFKRAEKITMKLYGRSGEVPDNIVDKFEDRAKTFNLGLDVVFQFPDYGFCESAEKVLDLT from the exons ATGATTCGCTTCTGGCTGTATTTGTTCTTTGTGCTCGCGTGTCTTAGTTTTTGGGAACCTGTAGAGACACGAAGAGCGCGATATAAACCAGAACCTCCGAAGCCAAAGAAAACCGAGACACAGAAAGCTATCGACACATTGGCTCCAGGTCAGAACATCAACATTGATCAG ATGAGTGGCAAGTGGCACCTGCTCACAGTGGCTTCTCGGTGTAAGAATCTCCTGGAGAGCGGCTTTAAAACGGAGAGCACGAGCCTCACCTGGAACATTACTGCGGACACTGTGACTGTGGGCACCGTGAGAAAACT CAATTTCGTGTGCTGGGAGATCAAGCAGAACTACATGAAAACGAAAACCCCTGGGCAGCTCTTCCTCAAAG GCAAGAGACCGTCTGACAATGTGGACATAATGGTGCTCGAGACGGACTACAGCACATATGCTATGCTGGTTTTTAAGAGAGCAGAGAAAATTACTATGAAACTGTATG GTCGGTCTGGGGAAGTACCTGATAATATAGTGGATAAATTTGAGGATCGAGCGAAGACATTCAATTTGGGATTGGACGTAGTTTTCCAGTTTCCTGACTACG GTTTCTGTGAGTCAGCAGAAAAAGTTCTAG ATCTGACCTAA